The genomic region ATTTGATCGAAAGGAAATTCTATCGTTAAATATAATTGAGCGAAATGGACGATGACACTGTCCTTTTCGTCCGAGGAAACGGAAACGTATGTATGCGTTTCGAATGTTTATGGTTATGTTGATTATTTATGTCTGAAATCTACTGAAATCATTGACGGTTTCTATTGTTTTCTGAACAGTGTGCTTTAACTTGTCGAGCATAATATTCATAAGATTTTGGAAtactattattagactgcggatctttatacaaaataaaaattatctgcatcgattgcaaggaataggaaCTGAATTGAatgctatttcttcccttaataattttaatagaggagaaatcatatattgacatctactcaattttgctataaatgtataaagattcgcagtctaattattattatatcctCATAAGTAAGAACGATACACGTTAGTTCATATTGTTCACTGTTTCTTATTGTTTCGAAGGCCACAACTATGGACAACGAAGACGTCTGGGATGACAGCGCGTTGATCAAAGCTTACGACAAAGCGGTGAACTTAGCGAAAGAGGAAGTCGCTAAGAGAATGGGCATGGACGTTGCCAATTCTCAAACTAAACAAAAGACTCAAAATCTAAAGCAATCTCAGCATACGAATAAACCTTATAAGGTTATTATGGTACAACAATATTAACAGTCGACGCAGTCGTTATAAATTTTAGACTGGATTTTTGTGTATTTACATAGAAGGTCTAAGAGTCCAATGATACCCGCAGATTATCGAATATGAACATTTTTTTGAACGGTTGATTATGTCAACTTGAATATGTACGTTCTCTGAATAGAAATGGACCGTGGGAGCTCCTTGCCGTGCCGTATACTCGGAGGATGGCGAGACGTACGAAGCCATAATATCGAAAACCTACGAGAATAGCGGACAGTGCATCGTAAAATTTGTAGGTAATAATTTCGAAAAGTGATTGTCTTCCAGGAGACCTAACGCGAACGAGTTTTAGTAGAGCGCTATTGCTTAGGCTCACGAGTAACGGCGAACACTGTGTATTTCAGGATACGGTAACACGGAGAAAGTGGAGACGAGCTCTCTCTTAGAGTCCGAAGGTTTGCAGAGTCAGATAGCTCAGCAGAAAGACGCGCTCGCGGCAAAACTGAGCgaggagaacgcggagacgcaGGAGACGAATTTCGCGACTGCGAACTCGAGGAAATGCAACGGAGAGAAAATGGAATGCGACACAGAGGATCCGAAACCGTACAAGCACCAATTCATGCCTGGTCCGTCCTTCGCTGCGTCGGTGGAGTCGATGCCACCTGCCCCTCCGTTGCCGCCGCAATTAATGGCTAAGTACGTTAAGCAGGACCTTTACTCCTGAAACTGTTTTACAGTTACGGGAGAGAATAATTTTTCGCAATAATAAATTGTTAGATAGACGACATAGTCTTAACCAAGAAAAATTTCAGACTTCCAGAGAACGACGCGGACGCGCTTTCGAGTATGTTAATGTCATGGTACATCAGTGGCTTTCACACAGGTA from Lasioglossum baleicum chromosome 2, iyLasBale1, whole genome shotgun sequence harbors:
- the Smn gene encoding survival motor neuron is translated as MDDDTVLFVRGNGNATTMDNEDVWDDSALIKAYDKAVNLAKEEVAKRMGMDVANSQTKQKTQNLKQSQHTNKPYKKWTVGAPCRAVYSEDGETYEAIISKTYENSGQCIVKFVGYGNTEKVETSSLLESEGLQSQIAQQKDALAAKLSEENAETQETNFATANSRKCNGEKMECDTEDPKPYKHQFMPGPSFAASVESMPPAPPLPPQLMAKLPENDADALSSMLMSWYISGFHTGYYHGLKQARNNQEQRKNC